The nucleotide sequence TCATCTTGTAAGAATGGAGCTCGGTTCCTTTCAATGAAGCTTTGGAGCTATGGTGGTGCGATTAGGAGCCATTGGGGAGTCGTTCTATCTGAAATGTGGGACCGGCAACGCGCCATTCCCTGTCGATGCAGGAGCCTAAACTCGTGCAGACTTTCATTGCAGTAGTGCTTAACATCTTGACGGCAGCTAGCTCCTAACGTAACAACGTATAACCAACTATCTGTCTACCCGATCTAGGCCACAACGCGCCAGTCTTTCGCTTGTGAAAAATCTTCCAGCGCCGGAGCTTATACCAGACACAACCTTGCGCGCGTTCAAATCGGCGGCGCAGCAAAGATGGCGACAGCTGCAAGGAAGAGGAATGCATCAGAGGCACTAGAGGAATTGACGGGCGTCGACTCGCCAGCATCCAAAAAGTCTCGGCTCGACAACGACGATGATACGGACCTCGACACAGGGTCTAGGGAACAAGTGCCAGAACCAAGGCAAACATTAGAAAACAGCAATGGCAACGATAGCACAAACAATAATGGCGCCACTGCCGAAGCAGACGAGTTcgacaacgacgacgacgacgagagcCCAGCAGCGACAGCCGCACCATTGAGACAATCCGCCCCTACTGCAGGCTACGATGATCTGTACCTGGACACGGTCGACCGCAACGTGCTCGACTTCGACTTTGAGAAGCTCTGCTCGGTCAGCTTATCCAACATCAACGTCTACGCCTGCCTGGTATGCGGCAAGTACTACCAGGGACGAGGACCCAAGTCACACGCCTACTTTCACGCTCTCGACGAGAACCACCACGTCTTCATCAACATGCAGACGCAAAAGGTCTACGTCCTACCCGAGGGCTACGAGGTGCGCAGCTCATCCCTGGACGACGTCAAGTACGTCTCGGACCCGCGCTACACTAGGGACGAGGTTGCGCGTCTGGATAGGCCCGGCAAGGCGCCGATGGCGCGCACGTTGGCGGGCAAGGAGTACGCGCCGGGATTTGTAGGCATGAACAACATCAAGGAGAACGACTACCTCAACGTCGTGGTGCAGGCGCTGGCGCACGTGCCGCCGCTGCGCAACTTTTTCCTGCTCGAGGACCTGTCGCAGAGCCAGAGCGAGCTGGTCAGGCGGACGGCGACGCTCTTCCGCAAGATCTGGAACCCGCGCGCGTTCAAGGCCCACGTCTCGCCCCATGAGCTGCTGCAGGAGGTCTCGCTGCGGTCCAACAAGCGCTTCACCCTGACGGCGCAGTCGGACCCCGTTGACTTTTTGTCGTGGTTCCTCAACAACCTccacctcggcctcggcggctcCCGCACCAAGCCCGGCAGCAGTATGGTCCAGCGCGTGTTCCAGGGCAAGGTCAAGGTCGAGTCACAGGCCATCACGGCCAaggccgacgccgacgaccGGCTGCGGTTCGAGGACGCAGAGGTCAAGGTGGACGTGTCGCGCTTCCTCCTGCTGACGCTCGACCTGCCGCCCGCGCCACTGTtccaggacgacgacgaggagcgcaGCATCATCCCGCAGGTCGCCCTCACCACCATCATGGCAAAGTACGACGGCGTCTCGGCCCAGGAGCACATGAATCACCGCCGCCGCTACCGCCTCATGCACCCGCTGCCGCCCTACCTGGTCCTGCACGTCAAGCGCTTCAGCCAGAACAAGTTTGTGTCGGAGCGCAACCCCACCATCGTCACCTTTGACCCGGAGACGCTCGACGTCTCCCCCTACGTGGAGCCTGACCCCAACCACCACCCGGCTACGGGCGAGCCCATCATCTACGAGCTCGTCGCAAATGTCGTCCACGAGGCCGTCAAGGCAAAGGACGACGTCGCCGACTCGAGCGAGGAGCGCAAGACCTGGAAGGTCCAGCTCAGGGATCGCGCAAGGGACGAGTGGATCGTCTGTCAGGATCTCTTTGTCGACAAGATCCGCGGAGAGCTGCTTTACCTCGGCGAGACGTACCTACAGGTATGGGAAAGGAAGAGGGATCCAAAGAGGAAAGGGAAGGCTGCGTAGGCTTGATAGGAAACTCAAAAAAAATATGTATATAATCTTTGTGTGGTTTAATAAGAGCCAGCTTTGACAGGCGCTTGGTTACCATTGATTAGTTTGTACAATCTCCCATAGTGATTGTTCATACAGGAAACTAGACGGACATGCATGCATCAATGACGAAGTgccaattctttttttcttcttttttttccagccTTATATCACCCACGTGTGCGCTTAGGAAGAGGGTGGCCTCGTAGGTACCAAGGTAAtcagataggtaggtaggtaagcaggtaagtacctaggtcGGTAGTATGGAATTAGGttatgtaggtaggtgggCAGGTAGACAAGTAGAAAGATAGGCCAAGTAGTCCAATGTGTGGTCAATGCATATAAATATTGACAGTACGTGCATAGCATACGCAATCCTGTTATTCGGTAATGCAGTCATTGGCGGGAATTGATTGTCCTCCTTGTCATTCATTCAATGAGCCTGACTTTACAGTACAAATACAGCAGAATTTCTCCCCGGGCGTCGAAAGCGATGTGAACCCACGGCTGAGTTAGAACCTGGAATACCAGTAAGAAGTGGAAAGAAAACGAACGCAAGACAGAAGCCGCAGGAAAACATCAATGCTTTCGCCTCAATACGCTAACAAGTAACTCATAGCTCATAGCACAAGAAATGGGGAATGGGGAGAAAACAACAAGAGagaatcctgcccaaaaagaaaaaaagaaaaaaaaaaggtatatGCATCCGAGATGATTTTGAATATCCCCTATGCCAAGTGTTGATGCAATTCCACGTCCCAGCATCACCGTACCCATCCCACCACAAAACACAAGCCATAGTACATAGCCGTAGAAATTCCTCGCTCCCGACTCGGCGGATTCCGCCGACGCCGAAAAAAGGCAGTGTGATTCAAAGAAACATATGATCTGGTAGTATACACAACAAAGATGCCAAACCCACCTGAAGCATGAATGCTTTCAGAATGGTACGAATACACGGGAGTCCCTGGATATGGGAGTAGGAAAATGGTATACTGCGGATCAATGACGTGGCGAAATATTGTGGGCGCAAATGGGCAGGATCAtcggggggaaaaaaagttaAAAACTAAGCTTGATGCCTGATGCCTCTCGGGCATCGGGCAAGGACAAGCTTGTAACTATTGAGTCGCGCCGCTGCCCTGCTGTTGGCTTTGCGACTGCTGCTGTTTCTGGTCATCCCCTTGACCACTGCCatactgctgttgctgctgctgatttTGTTTACGCTTCTCCGCGTTCCTCTCGCGGCGCACTTCATCCAGTGCAGTACGTTGTTGGAGAGACCCTTCGTGGCTCTTCCACTCAATCTTGGTGTCGGGAGGGAAGCCGAGGATCCGCTTCATCGTTTCGCTGTGACATAATTTGTTAGTACGAGGGTTGGCATGGCACTTGCAAGATTTAAGTAGTCCACATACCGGATCTTTACAACCTTGCCGCCGTCCCTGCGGACCCAGACGCTCAAAATATCCTCACCATTCCTGACGCTCAGCACCGCACCACAGACCTCTTCGCTGGCGTCGGAGAACTGGTCGCCCACTATAGCCAGCAGCAAGTCCTCCCAGTACCGATCCGCCACTCCCTTCTTGAGCCGCACGATCCACTTTCCACCTGCCCGGTTTTCGTTGTCTTCCCAGATCGGCCGGATATCCTTCTTGAAAAGGTGATAATCCGAGACCAACGGGAGGGTAGAGGGCCTCTTGAGGTGCGCATACACGGCAAAAAAGTCCTCGACCGTGCCCACCTCCGCCATAGCGTGCAGCGTCTTTTCGTACTCAATGTAGCCGTTCGCCTTGCTTATGGGCGGCCGGAACCAGAATACCCACGGCGTGCGCAGAGGGTGCCGTGAGGGCCCTCCCGTCACCGAAGATGTGCCCTTGGCCGACGCCGCCTTGACGCCCGTGCCGCCCCCACCCAGCCCACCTTCCTTGGCGCTCTTCTCCAACCCAGGGGTCTTTTGGCTGAGGCCCATGGCGGCGTCGAACGGGTTCCCTGGTGACTTGGGCGTCTTGGCCGACCCGAAGGATGCGAACGCGCCAGAACCTAGGCCGAAGGCGCTGCTcgcgccgccgacgcccGGCGACATGAGGGTGCCTCCGGGCGTCATGGCCGAGTTGAACGGAGCCTGAGCCTTGCCGCCGTGCGCTGAGCTGTCACCGCCCAGGCGCCTGGAGAAAGAGCCATTGCGGGTGGCTGCGTTCGCGGGATGGGATGGAGTATCActgttgccgccgccggctgtGGATAGCGAAAGCTTGCTGGAGCTGTTTGAAGGGTGGTGGTTGGTGACTTTGTCAGCATAGGCAGCGCGTAAGGTTAAAGCCACGACTGGGCGGCAGACGGAGATTGGATGCAACCACAAAGAGGAGCTCCGCAAGACGCACAATGCAGGGGGTTACATACTGTGTCCGGCGACTCCATAGGTTATCCATGAAGACAAAGGGCGAAGGGCCGTGGAATGCGACTAAAAAGAATGTAGTGAGGGCGTCCTCGAGTAGCCGACTCTCCTCCTCGCAAAAGCTGTCCTCTCAATCGCGACTCGGCCTCGATCTATCCGGGAAAGGGGGGACCTCGGGACGCTCCAGATCGCAGCAGTGTTGTAAGCTTGTTTGCGGCCGGACAAAATCGTTAACGCTGTGATATGCAACTGAATGCTAGTTCAGTGCATCAACGTGCAGGAAATCGTGGGATCGTTGCGGGTCTGAAAGAGTGTGTTTATCGCGGTATAATGTCGTAGGCGTGTGTGTTTTTCTGTGTGGCGCCGCCTTGCTTCGGTTTATCAAGTGTGGTCGTAATTTTTGGTAAGGAGGTACTGGATGCCGTAGTCGAATTGAAGCGTGCGTCGGTCGGATGAGAGCTTGTGTTCTTGGTAGGGCGGCTGGTGGCTTGCTGACAAAATTGCTATACGGATGAAATTTGGAGCGAAATGTGGCAGTGAGTCTTTGGGTATCTATCTTTTTTTGTGATGCAGGAAATGATCTTGAAGTTTCAGTCAGAACCAACAGATCGATGCGTTGCAGACTTTGTGTTGTAAGGATTGGGGGTCaatttttctttgctttgcAACCCCAAAGTGGTGGCCTTCACAAATACTGgagccagccagccagtGACTGAGCCCAGTCCAGCCCAGCAAAGACATCGGATCCATGGCTGGCTTTGCCCGCCGCGCGCATTGGAGAAGCGCGCTCCACTGCAGTTTTTCTCTGACGCCTCTGACGACTGGGAGGGACCTTGGCTTACCTAACACCATCCCCCCTCTGCCTGTTCTGAGGTACCGTAGTCAGGGTTCTCCACTCGGTAGATCAAACTACGCAGCTGATTTGTGCAACTGAGGCGTGGCCCCGCCCAACGGCTAAGAAACGTACCAGGCGGTGAAATTAGCGCCGTGGCAGAAACCACTCCTCGGTGGGCcctcggtttttttttttcgtcctttTAGTCTTCGACGGCCGCAGGGTGGAATTCCGAgactcttctctttttttttttttccaccacggccacaGATCCCAAAATCATAAAACAAATCGACAG is from Pyricularia oryzae 70-15 chromosome 2, whole genome shotgun sequence and encodes:
- a CDS encoding U4/U6.U5 tri-snRNP-associated protein 2, producing the protein MATAARKRNASEALEELTGVDSPASKKSRLDNDDDTDLDTGSREQVPEPRQTLENSNGNDSTNNNGATAEADEFDNDDDDESPAATAAPLRQSAPTAGYDDLYLDTVDRNVLDFDFEKLCSVSLSNINVYACLVCGKYYQGRGPKSHAYFHALDENHHVFINMQTQKVYVLPEGYEVRSSSLDDVKYVSDPRYTRDEVARLDRPGKAPMARTLAGKEYAPGFVGMNNIKENDYLNVVVQALAHVPPLRNFFLLEDLSQSQSELVRRTATLFRKIWNPRAFKAHVSPHELLQEVSLRSNKRFTLTAQSDPVDFLSWFLNNLHLGLGGSRTKPGSSMVQRVFQGKVKVESQAITAKADADDRLRFEDAEVKVDVSRFLLLTLDLPPAPLFQDDDEERSIIPQVALTTIMAKYDGVSAQEHMNHRRRYRLMHPLPPYLVLHVKRFSQNKFVSERNPTIVTFDPETLDVSPYVEPDPNHHPATGEPIIYELVANVVHEAVKAKDDVADSSEERKTWKVQLRDRARDEWIVCQDLFVDKIRGELLYLGETYLQVWERKRDPKRKGKAA
- a CDS encoding translation initiation factor eIF4E3, with product MDNLWSRRTHSSKLSLSTAGGGNSDTPSHPANAATRNGSFSRRLGGDSSAHGGKAQAPFNSAMTPGGTLMSPGVGGASSAFGLGSGAFASFGSAKTPKSPGNPFDAAMGLSQKTPGLEKSAKEGGLGGGGTGVKAASAKGTSSVTGGPSRHPLRTPWVFWFRPPISKANGYIEYEKTLHAMAEVGTVEDFFAVYAHLKRPSTLPLVSDYHLFKKDIRPIWEDNENRAGGKWIVRLKKGVADRYWEDLLLAIVGDQFSDASEEVCGAVLSVRNGEDILSVWVRRDGGKVVKIRETMKRILGFPPDTKIEWKSHEGSLQQRTALDEVRRERNAEKRKQNQQQQQQYGSGQGDDQKQQQSQSQQQGSGATQ